Within Egicoccus sp. AB-alg2, the genomic segment CGTCGCCGCCGGGGCCGGTCAGGTGCTCGGTGGTCATGTCGGTCTCCACGAAGCCGGGGGCGACCGTGGTGACGTACACGCCGTGGGGCGCCAGGGCCTGGGCCAGCGACTGGCCGAGGCTGTTGAGCCCCGCCTTCGACGCCCCGTAGGCGGGATGGTCGGGCTCGCCGCGGAACGCGCCGCGCGAGGAGACGTTCACGATCCGGCCGTCGCCGGCGGCGATCAGGTGCGGCACGGCCTGGTGGATCAGGTTGGCGGGCCCGAGCAGGTTGGTGGAGATGGTGCGCTGCCAGGCGGTCTGCCAGGCGTCGTAGTCGACGTCGGCGATCCGGTGCTCCTCGAAGATGCCGGCGTTGTTGACCAGCACGTCGAGGCGACCGCAGCGCCCCACCGTGTCGGCCACCAGCCGCGCGGCCTGGGCGGGGTCGGCGACGTCGGCCGCCAGCGCGACGTGCCCGTCGCCGTCCAGGGACGCCAGCGTCTCCTCCGCGGCCTCGCGCCCGGCGCGGTAGTGCACGACGACGCGGGCGCCGGCCTCGGCGAATTGCTGGCACACCGCCCGCCCGATCCCGCGGGACCCGCCGGTGACCAGCACGACCCGTCCGTCGAACGCTCCGCCCACGCTGCCTCCTCGTCTCGGTGGCGCGCGACGCTACCGGTGCCGGCGCCGTGGCCCGCGCGCGCTCGCCTAGCCGCCGAAGCGGTCCAGCAGCCGGGCGACCGGGTCCCACAGGGCCGAACGCGGCTCGTCCCGTCGGTAGGCGTCGGCCAGCACGCACAGCGCCGCCCGCAGCTCGCGTTCGTCGGCGGTGAGGTCGAGTTCCGCCGCCTGCGCGTCCATGGCCAGCAGCGGCACGGTCGCCTGGCTGGCGGTGTCGGCGAGCAGGTCCAGCAGGATCTCCTTCTGCCGGACCCGGGCCGCGTCGTCGGCGTACGTCTCCGGACACGGCCACAGCACGTCGATGGTGTGGTCCCACAGCGCGGCCAGCGCCGGGCTCGGGTCCACCTGCAGCGAGGTGGCCATGACCGGCGCGTCGACGCCCTGGCGCTCCTGCTCCAGCGCTCGGCGCACGGCGTGCACGGCGGCGTGCAGCGACGGGTCGCTCATGCTGTAGCCGACGAACAGCAGATGGTTGGTCAGCAGCAGCATCTGCAGCACCCCGGCGAGCGCGCCGCGTTCGACGTCGAAATCCAGCAGCTGGTTGCGGGTCAGCAGCGGCTCGCCGCCCTCCTCGCTGAGGCTGCCGTGCAACTTGACCAGCCGCCGCGTCCCGCCCGGGCGGGGCACGATCGTCACCTCGACGCCGCTGGCCTCGCAGGCCCGCTCGTAGCCGCGGTCGTAGTTGGTGGTGATCGCGTCGCGGGCGCCGAGGTTGGCCAGCTCGACGTGCAGCAGCGACAGGCGTTCGACCGCCAGCCGCTGGTCGAGCCGCTCGCGCAGCGCCCCGGTCCCGCCGGGGTCGAGGTTCGCGATCACCTGGGCCCGGGCGAACGGGTCCGCCATGTGACTGAGGTCCTGACCGACGAGGCGGTCGAACAGGTCCACCGCCGCGGGCGGGGACAGCTCCTGGAGCAGCTCGGCCCAGTTGGGCTGGCCGGCGGCGCGGCTGACCCCGGAGCCGAAGAACGGCACCAGCCGGCCCTGGGCGGCGCGGTCCCGCAGTGCCCGCAGGTCGTCGGCGGCGGGCGTGTCGACCACCTTGCCGTCCAGCACCCGCCCGCGACGCCAGCGGCGGAACACCGCCTCGGCGTAGCCGGTCTCGCCGTCCCACCGGCGGCTCCACAGCCGTCGCCGCCAGTGGCGGCACAGCGCCTCGATGGTGGCCGAGTACGCCACCACGACCACGTCGATGCCGCGTTCCGCGACGGCCAGATCCAGCCGGCGCAGCAGCGCGCTGACCACCGCGCCCGGCCGGGTCCCCAGCCCGTGCTCCCCGGTGCCGACCACGGGCAGCGCGACCAGCGGCCGCGGCCGGCCGACCTGCTCGCGCTCGAGCACCTCGGCGGCGTCGGCGAGGAACGCCTCGACCCGGTCCAGCAGCGTCTCCAGCGTGGCGGCGACGTCGGTGGCGGACGCGTCGGGCGGGTGCAGCCCGGCGGTCGCGGCCAGCCACACACGGGGCTGTCCCCGTCCGTCGTCGTCGCGCGCCGGAAGCAACAGGGGCTCGTTCGGCCAGGACGACGGCGGGTCGGGCACCTCGTCGACCAGCGACCGCCACGCGCCGGTCACCGACAGGTCGGTCGTCGTGGGCACCAGCACGGCGTCGCAGGCCAGCTGCGTCAGGTCGCCCCGCACGACGAACACGTGCCCCGGCTCGGCCATCGCCTCCTCGACTCCTCCGCACGTCGGGCCTCGACCGTAATCGGCGCGGCGACGGCCGCAGCGGCGCGGCCCCAGCCGTCGGCCGCCCGTCCCCTTCAGTTCTCGCCCCGTGCGGCCGATGGGCACGCGGGGTTCCCCGTCGCCCGGCCGTGCTGCGTGGGGACCGCTTCCAGCCGTGCCGGGGAGGCCCATGTACCGCCAGTCCTTGGAGGGGCTCACCCCCGGTGCCGTCCTCGCCAAGACCGTCTACGACGACGTCGGCCGTCCCCTGCTGACCGCCGGGACGGTGCTGTCGTCCCGCTACGTCGACGCCTTGCGCGCGCGAGGGCTGCTGTCGGTGTACGTGCGGGACGGGCTCGCCGACGACGTCGTGCCGGTCGACATCGTGACCGAGCAGGTCCGCGCCACGATCACCGGGCACGTCGCGACCACCTTCACCAGCATCGCGCTGGTAGCCCAGGAACGCGGTGCCGGCCCGGGCGGCGTGGACGGCATGGTGGACCGCCTCGGCGAGGAGCCGATCGCGCTGGACGGCGGCGGCACCCGGGCACTGGCCGACCTGTACGCCGACGTCGAGTACCTCATCGCCGAGGTGCTCGAGCACGACAGCGCCGCCGGGCTGGCGTCGCTGAAGACCCACAGCAGCTACACGTTCGAGCACTCGGTCGACGTCGCGGTCATCGGCGTGCTGCTGGGCCGGCGGCTGGGGATGCCGCGGGACCGGCTGCGCGAGCTGGCGCTGGGCTGCCTCATGCACGACATCGGCAAGACCTACGTCGACCAGACGATCCTGGACAAGCCCGGGCCGCTGACCGGCGAGGAGTTCGCCGCCATCCAGCAGCACCCCTACCTCGGCTTCGAACTGCTGCGCCGCATGCCGTTCCGCAGCCTGCTGCCCGCCCACGTCGCCTACCAGCACCACGAGAAGCAGGGCGGAGGCGGCTACCCGCGCGGCCTGGTCGGCGACAACACGGTCGGGGCCCGCACCGTGCACGAACGCATCGGCGCCGGCCGGATGCTGCTGATCGCGGAGATCGGCGCCGTCGCGGACGTCTACAGCGCGCTCGCCTCGGACCGCCCCTACCGCGCCGCGCTGCCACCCGACCGGGTCACCGCGACGCTGACCGAGATGGCCGGCCCGCACCTCAACGCGGAGATCGTCGGCTGGCTGCGGCGCCTGGTCCCGAGCTACCCCGTCGGCAGCTGGGTCGAGGTACGGCCGGGCAGCCGCTGGGCGGGCTGGCGCGGCGTGGTCACCGCGGTGCCGTACGCGCGGCTCGACGAGCCGCGGGTCCGGCTGCTGCTGGACGCCGGGGGCGAGGAGGTGGCCGACCCGGTCGACCTCGACGTCCGCGACCACGCCAACGTCCGCCTCGCGTCGCTGCCGGCCACGGCCCCCGACCCGCACCGACGCACGGCGCCCACCGGCCGCAGCGCCTGACGCGCGGCGGCGCGGCGGCGCGGATGCGCGGCGGCGCGGATGCGCGGCGGCGCGGCGGCGCGGATGCGCGGCGGCGCGGATGCGTCATCCGCACCCGCGGTCCGTGCGTGCCAGGATGCACGCATCGGGGCGGGAGCCCGGTCAGGCGGGCACGCCGGCGGGATGCAGGATCTGGCGGACCGTCCGCCCCTCGGCCAGCGTGTCCAGCGCCTCGTTGATCGCTCCCAGCTCCAGCGAGGCGCTGTGCATGCGCTCGACCGGGAGCCGGCCGGCCCGCCACAGCTCGATCAGGGCCGGGATGTCGCGCTGCGGGACGGCCCCGCCGAGGTAGCTGCCCATCAGCGTGCGGGCCTCGCCGACCAGCTGCACCGCCGGGATGGTGAGTTGCTGGCTCGGATGCGGCAGCCCGATCGCGACCGTGGTGCCGCCGCGGCGGGTGACCTGCCAGGCGTCGGCCAGCACCCGCGCGGAGCCGACCGCCTCGAACGCGTGCCGCACCCCGCCGGGCACCAGGTCACGCACCACCTCGACGACGTCCTCGACGCCGACGGCGTGCGTGGCGCCGAGCTCGCGGGCCAGGCGCTGCTTGTCCGCCACCGGGTCGATCGCCACGATCGGGTTGGCGCCGGCGACGACCGCCCCCAGCACCGCCGCCAGCCCGACGCCGCCCAGGCCGAACACGGCCACCGACTCGCCCGGGCGCACCCGCGCCGAGGACAGCACCGCCCCGGCACCCGTCAGCAGCGCGCAGCCGAACAGCGCCGCGGTGGCGTGCGGGACGTCGTCGGGCACGACCACCGCCGAGCCGCGGTCGACGACCACGTGCTCGGCGAAGGCGGACACGCCGAGGTGGTGGTGGACGACCCGGCCGTCGAGGTGGCCCCAGCGGCGCCCGCCGCGCAGCAGCTCGCCGGCGGCGTTGGCCGCGGCGGCCGGCTCGCACAGCGCCGGCTGGCCGGCCGCGCACGCCGCACAGGTGCCGCAGCGTGGGACGAAGACCAGCACGACGTGGTCACCCACCTCGATGTCGGCGACGCCGACGCCGACCTCCACGACCTCGCCGGCGGCCTCGTGACCCAGCACCATCGGGGTCGGGCGCGGCCGGTTGCCGTCGACGACGGAGAGGTCCGAGTGGCACAGACCGGCGGCGTGGACCCGCACGAGCAGCTCGCCGGGCCCGGGCGGGGCGAGGTCGAGCTCCAGCACCTCCAGCGGCCGGCTGTCGGCGTAGGGGCGCTGACGATCGTCGGCCAGCAGCACCGCCGCACGCGTCCGCATGTCGCGCCTCCCTCGTGACGGCACGAACCCTAGGCGGACGGACGATCAAGCCGGGCGTTCGGCATGCCGATGGCTGCGGCGGAGGTGGCGGCATGGCGGAGCAGGACGACTGGGCGGTGCGCATCGAGCGGCTGCGTCCGCAGCACGCCGAGGTCCCGCGCACCGGATCGGGTCGCGGCGGGCGGCAACCGCGGCGACGGCCCCGGTGGCGGCTGCCGCGTGGCTGGCGGGCGGTCGTCCCGGTCGTGGTCGTGCTCGGGCTGTGGTTCGTGGCCGAGTCGATCCCGGCACCGGTCGTGGACCCGCCGGATCCCGTCACGCTGGCTGCGGAGTCGCGACGGCTCGGTTGGACCGGACCGGCCGAGAACCAGGCACTGGCCGAGGACGTCTTCGAGCGCGTCAACGACGAACGAATCGCCCGCGGACTGCGCCCGCTGCTGTGGCACCCGGACCTGGCCGAGCGCGCCGGGACCTGGTCGCTGCGGATGATCGAGGACACCTACGAGCACTCCCCCGACGGCTTCCTGGCCCACCCCCGCTTCCCGGGCACGGGCGAGAACATCGCCATGGGCCAGCGCGACACGATGGAGGTGCACGTCGACTGGATGGAGTCCGCCGGCCACCGCGAGAACATCCTGCGACCCGGGTTCACCGCCATGGGTGTCGGCATCGTGTGCCGCAACGACGGCCGCATGTGGGCCACGCAGGTCTTCGGGATGCCGGCCGGGCCCGCCCCCGCCGGCGCCGCCCCCACCGTGGACACCGGCCCGCCGCCGGTCGAGCCGGTCACGCGCCGCGACGACGGCGTCGCCTGCCCCCGCCCCGCGCGCCTCCTCCCGCTTCAGGACACGCCGAACCGGTAGTGGGTGCGGTGCACGTACTCCGCGCCCGGGTCCAGGATCACCGACGGGAAGGCCGGCTGGTTGACGGCGTCGGGGAAGCCCTGCGGTTCGAGGCAGAACGCGGCGTGGCGGCGGTACGGCGTCCCGGCGCGCCCGACGATCGAGCCGTCGAGCATGTTGCCGGTGTAGAACTGCACGCCCGGCTGGTCGGTGTGTACCTCGAGGGTGCGCCCGCTGGCCGGGTCCTCGACGCGGGCGGCCGGGCGCTGTCGTCCGGGCTCGCCGTCCACGACGAAGTTGTGGTCGATGCCGCCCCCGGGATCGTCGGCCAGTGCCGGGAGCCGGTCGCCGATCCGGGTCGGCTGCCGCAGGTCCAGCGGGGTGCCGGCGACCTCGGCGATCTCGCCGGTGGGGATCTGGCCCGCACCGACCGGGGTGTAGCGGTGCGCGAAGACCTGCGCGCGGTGGTCGAGGACGTCCCCGGCGGGCTCGCCGGCCAGGTTGACGTAGGCGTGGTTGGTCAGGCTGACGGGGGTGCGGGCGTCGGCGCGGGCGCGGTACTCGATCTCCAGGCGGTCCCCGACGACGTGGTAGGCGGCGGTCACCTCGACGCCGCCTGGATAGCCCTCCTCGCCGTCCGGCGAGACGTGCACCAGCGTCACCCGGTCGTCGCCGACCTCGAGAAGCTCCCAGACCACCCGGCTGAAGGCGCGCGCCCCGCCGCCGTGCAGGTGGTTGTCGCCGTCGTTGGCCGCCAGCCGGTGGGTGCGGCCGTCCAGCGTGAAGGCCGCGCCCCCGATGCGGTTGGCGACGCGACCGACCGTCGCGCCGAGGTAGGGGTTGGCCGCGTCGGCGTACGCCGACACGTGGTCGTGACCGAGCACGACGTCGGCCACGCGCCCGTCGCGGTCCGGCACGCGCACGGCCACGACGGTCGCACCGAAGTCCGTGACGTCCACCTCGAGATCACCGTCGACCAGGCGGAAACGGTGTGTGGGACGGCCGTCGGGCGCGCTTCCGAAGTCGGTGCCGGACACGAGCGAGCCTTTCGGGAGTCGGGCGTAGGCGGATCGTGGGGCGTGACTCTACGGAGCCGGTCACACCGCGGCAGGAGCGGACGACCGCGACGGCGAACTCCTTTCCCGGACCGCCCGCCGCACCCGCGCGCGGGGCGGCCGCGACTGGGAGGTCGTCCGAGGTGCGCCGCCGTCACCTGTCCGTCCTGGCCACCGCCGTGGCGCTGGCCGTCGTCGTGGCGCAGCCTGCCGCGGCGCACCACCGTCCGGGCCACGCTGGCGGCCCACCACCCCACGCGCCCGGTGGCCCCGGCACGCCGGGGAACGACCCGGCCGAGGACGTCAGCGCGCCGCGGGTGGTCGTGGCGGCGATCGACTCCGGCACCAACCCCTACCACGAGTTCTTCCACGCCGGCGGTGACGGCCCCTACCCGTCCGACGCCCCGCCGACGGGAGTGACCCCCGACGTGCTGGCGGAGTTCGGCATCGGCGACGACCAGGTGCTGCACCTGACGCGGACCGGGGACGTGGCCGCCGACCTCGCCGCCGACACGGCGCAGTGGGACGCCGTGCAGCCCGGCGTGCCGTACTGGTTCGCCGGCACCAACGTCATCGGCATCTCCTTCGACACCAGCACCCGGACACCGCTGCGGCCGGGTCCGGAGAAGTCCGCCCACGGCGTCGGCGTGGCCGCGGCCGTGCTCGAGGCCAACCCCGAGGCCGTGGTCGTGCTCGTGGAGGGCATCACCGACGCCAGCGAGGAATGGGCCTTCACCCACCCCGCCGTCGACGTGGTCACCACCAGCTACGGACCGATCGGCAGCCCGCCGCTGCCCGAGCACCTGTCGTTCAGCCACACCGGCGTCGTCGGCAACGGCAAGCTGCACTTCGGCGCGGTCGACAACAGCCCCGCGCTGTCCCCGATCGACTCGACGGGGGGGCCGTGGTGGTCGATCGGCGTGGCCGGCTTCCAGGAGCACGACACCCGCGGCCGCCAGCACCTCTCGGGCACGGCCTCCGACTTCCTCGGTGCCTTCGTGCAGGACCTGCCCTACTGCATGGACTGCCAGTCCGGCCGGCGGGAGGTGGCCGGCACGAGCTTCGCTACGCCGACCGGTGCTGGCGTGGCCTCCCTCGGGATCCTCGCCGCACGGCGGGCCGCCGGGCACGTCGGCGGCATCACGGGCGACGAGCGGTTGCTGGTCGCGGGCGACGGGCTCCGCCTGAACAACTGGCAGGTGCGCCGGGCGCTGGAGGAAGCCGCCGCCTACCCCGCCCTGGAGGAGTGGGACCCGTTGGCATTCGGCAGCCCGCTCGACGCCGTCGGCACCCCGATCCTGGATCCGGCGCCGTGGCTGACGGCGGGTTGGGGGCTGCTGAGCGCCGACCCGGACCGTGGTGTCGTCGAGGAACTGCTCGCACGGCTCGGCGTGGCGGGCGAGCCGACCCGCACGAAGGACGCCGACACCTGCACCTTCATGACCACGCTGTTCGAGGCCCGCTTCGCCTACTGGAACACCTACGCGTTCCTCGGCGAGAGTTGGCTGTCCGACGAGGACCCCTACGTGCGCTGTCCTTCCCGGTAGACGCGCACCCTTCGTTCCTCGGGGTCCGTCGAGGGCCGGTGGTCGTCCCGCCACCGGCCCTCGATTCGTCGTGCGTCGAGGCGGGCCGGGCCGGGAGTGAGCCGCGCTGGCCGGCACCGTCGGCATCGCCGGCACCGCCGCCCTTCGACACCGGCCGGGCGGCCGGGCAACCTTCTCGGTGTCCGCCCGCGGGGGCCTAGCGTGGACCGAGCCGCGCCGCCCCACGATCGAGGTCGCACGATGTCGTCGTCGTCCAACCCGTCCTTCGGCAAGCTCGCCCTGGCCGCCGCCGGCGGCGCCCTGGCGGTCCGGGGACTTCGACGTCTGCCCTCGGCCCGCTTCGCCGGCATGAGCGGCACCTCCATCGCCGGCCCGAGCGCGGCCGGCTGGATCACCGACTTCCTCAACGCCGCCTACTACCGCCGCGATCCCGTGCAGCGCACCACCGCCGACCTGCGGCTGGCGTTCGGGATCCTGACCACCCGTTGGCACCGCACGGGTGCCCGCCGCCTGCACGCCGGCGACGTCTCGGCCTTCCACCGCGCCTTCGGGCGCGAACGGTTCATCGACGACCACGACAGCCCCCGCGGCACGCTCAACCAGGTCCAGTTGCGCGAGGGCGCCGCCCGCCTGTTCGGCGACGGGTTCCTCGACTCCTGGGACGACCCCGAGCGGCGCGCCTACGGCATCGCCTTCCCCGAGGTGGCCGACCGCGAGGCCTACCTGCCCGAACTGCGGCTGGACCACGCCAAGCTGGGGGGGATCACCCCGCCCACCGCGCCGCCGGCCGACCAGACCTGGCACACCTACCCGGCCGTCAAGCTCGGCGACGAGCCGGCGGCGGACCGGGCGCTGGCGCTGCTGGGCCGGCCGGAGACCTGGCCCGACTACGGTTCGGCGTTGGGGCGGTTCACGCCCGTGCGTTCGGGCAGCCTCGACGGGCAGACGTTCGAGATCGAGGTGATCGGGGAACCGGTCGGTCCGCTGCCGATGCTGCTGCGCGCCTACGTCACGGTCACCGAGGTCCTGACCGCCGGCGACGCGCTGGACGCGTACACGGCGCAGCTCAACGAGTCGTTCGGCCGCTACGCCCCCTACGATCCGTTGCCGCTCCCCGACGGGGCCCGCCCGGTCGCGCTGATCGAGCTGACGACCCATGCCGGCCACTTCCTGGGCCGGGCACGCAACCGGCTGCTGGTCTTCGTCGCGGACGGCAACGCGTGGGTCCGCGCGGCCGGCAACTGGGACCCGCTCGACTGGCACCTCGACCGGCTCTACGCCGGCATCGGCCGCTACAGCCAGCACGCCTTCTGGGGCATGGGCGAACCCGAAGAGTCGGTGCTGCACCAGCTCGCCGACGCCGTCGAGGCCACCCAGGGGGTCCACCGGTGACACGCCACGACGCCATCGTCATCGGTGCCGGGCCCAACGGCCTGGCCGCCGCGATCACCCTGGCCGAGGCCGGCCGCGACGTCGTGCTGTGCGAGGCGGCCGACGCGCCGGGCGGGGCCGTGCGCACCGAGGAACTGACGCTTCCCGGCTTCCGGCACGACACGTTCTCCAGCGTCTATCCCGCCGCGGCCGCCTCGCCGGTGTTCGCGCGCTGGCCGCTGGCCGACTTCGGGCTCGACTGGATCCAGCCGCCGGTCGCGATGGCGCACCCGTTCCCCGACGGCAGCGCCGTCGCGCTGCACCGCTCGCTCGAGCGCACCGCCGCCTCGCTGGACGCCCAGCACCCCGGGGACGGCGCGGCCTGGGAGGCGTTCGCCGGCCCGCTGCTGGACGTCTTCCCGCAGCTGCGACGCACGCTGATCGGCGGATGGTTCCCGATCGTGGGCCCCGCGGGACTGCTCGCCCGCCACGGCATCCAGGGCACGCTCGAGTTCGCCCGCGTGATCCTCGCCTCGGCGCGGGCCTTCTCCACCGAGCTGTTCGGCGGGGAACGGGCGCAGGCGTGGCTCGCCGGCTCGTGCCTGCACGGCGACGTCGCCGCCGACGACGCCGGCAGTGCCATCACCGGCACGTACCTGCAGCTGCTCGGGCACGCGGTCGGCTGGCCGTCGCCGCGTGGCGGGGCGCAGGCCCTGGCCGACGCGCTCGCCGGCTACTTCCAGCACCTCGGCGGCACCCTGCGTGTGAACAGCCGCGTGGCCCGGGTCGTCACCGCGGGCCGCCGCACGGCCGGCGTCGAGCTGGTGGGCGG encodes:
- a CDS encoding SDR family NAD(P)-dependent oxidoreductase, with the protein product MGGAFDGRVVLVTGGSRGIGRAVCQQFAEAGARVVVHYRAGREAAEETLASLDGDGHVALAADVADPAQAARLVADTVGRCGRLDVLVNNAGIFEEHRIADVDYDAWQTAWQRTISTNLLGPANLIHQAVPHLIAAGDGRIVNVSSRGAFRGEPDHPAYGASKAGLNSLGQSLAQALAPHGVYVTTVAPGFVETDMTTEHLTGPGGDAIRAQSPLGRAAEPDEIARLVVFLATPGTEYATGTIVDANGASYLRT
- a CDS encoding SIR2 family protein, with the translated sequence MAEPGHVFVVRGDLTQLACDAVLVPTTTDLSVTGAWRSLVDEVPDPPSSWPNEPLLLPARDDDGRGQPRVWLAATAGLHPPDASATDVAATLETLLDRVEAFLADAAEVLEREQVGRPRPLVALPVVGTGEHGLGTRPGAVVSALLRRLDLAVAERGIDVVVVAYSATIEALCRHWRRRLWSRRWDGETGYAEAVFRRWRRGRVLDGKVVDTPAADDLRALRDRAAQGRLVPFFGSGVSRAAGQPNWAELLQELSPPAAVDLFDRLVGQDLSHMADPFARAQVIANLDPGGTGALRERLDQRLAVERLSLLHVELANLGARDAITTNYDRGYERACEASGVEVTIVPRPGGTRRLVKLHGSLSEEGGEPLLTRNQLLDFDVERGALAGVLQMLLLTNHLLFVGYSMSDPSLHAAVHAVRRALEQERQGVDAPVMATSLQVDPSPALAALWDHTIDVLWPCPETYADDAARVRQKEILLDLLADTASQATVPLLAMDAQAAELDLTADERELRAALCVLADAYRRDEPRSALWDPVARLLDRFGG
- a CDS encoding HD-GYP domain-containing protein, with the translated sequence MYRQSLEGLTPGAVLAKTVYDDVGRPLLTAGTVLSSRYVDALRARGLLSVYVRDGLADDVVPVDIVTEQVRATITGHVATTFTSIALVAQERGAGPGGVDGMVDRLGEEPIALDGGGTRALADLYADVEYLIAEVLEHDSAAGLASLKTHSSYTFEHSVDVAVIGVLLGRRLGMPRDRLRELALGCLMHDIGKTYVDQTILDKPGPLTGEEFAAIQQHPYLGFELLRRMPFRSLLPAHVAYQHHEKQGGGGYPRGLVGDNTVGARTVHERIGAGRMLLIAEIGAVADVYSALASDRPYRAALPPDRVTATLTEMAGPHLNAEIVGWLRRLVPSYPVGSWVEVRPGSRWAGWRGVVTAVPYARLDEPRVRLLLDAGGEEVADPVDLDVRDHANVRLASLPATAPDPHRRTAPTGRSA
- a CDS encoding alcohol dehydrogenase catalytic domain-containing protein, with protein sequence MRTRAAVLLADDRQRPYADSRPLEVLELDLAPPGPGELLVRVHAAGLCHSDLSVVDGNRPRPTPMVLGHEAAGEVVEVGVGVADIEVGDHVVLVFVPRCGTCAACAAGQPALCEPAAAANAAGELLRGGRRWGHLDGRVVHHHLGVSAFAEHVVVDRGSAVVVPDDVPHATAALFGCALLTGAGAVLSSARVRPGESVAVFGLGGVGLAAVLGAVVAGANPIVAIDPVADKQRLARELGATHAVGVEDVVEVVRDLVPGGVRHAFEAVGSARVLADAWQVTRRGGTTVAIGLPHPSQQLTIPAVQLVGEARTLMGSYLGGAVPQRDIPALIELWRAGRLPVERMHSASLELGAINEALDTLAEGRTVRQILHPAGVPA
- a CDS encoding CAP domain-containing protein, with protein sequence MAEQDDWAVRIERLRPQHAEVPRTGSGRGGRQPRRRPRWRLPRGWRAVVPVVVVLGLWFVAESIPAPVVDPPDPVTLAAESRRLGWTGPAENQALAEDVFERVNDERIARGLRPLLWHPDLAERAGTWSLRMIEDTYEHSPDGFLAHPRFPGTGENIAMGQRDTMEVHVDWMESAGHRENILRPGFTAMGVGIVCRNDGRMWATQVFGMPAGPAPAGAAPTVDTGPPPVEPVTRRDDGVACPRPARLLPLQDTPNR
- a CDS encoding aldose epimerase family protein translates to MSGTDFGSAPDGRPTHRFRLVDGDLEVDVTDFGATVVAVRVPDRDGRVADVVLGHDHVSAYADAANPYLGATVGRVANRIGGAAFTLDGRTHRLAANDGDNHLHGGGARAFSRVVWELLEVGDDRVTLVHVSPDGEEGYPGGVEVTAAYHVVGDRLEIEYRARADARTPVSLTNHAYVNLAGEPAGDVLDHRAQVFAHRYTPVGAGQIPTGEIAEVAGTPLDLRQPTRIGDRLPALADDPGGGIDHNFVVDGEPGRQRPAARVEDPASGRTLEVHTDQPGVQFYTGNMLDGSIVGRAGTPYRRHAAFCLEPQGFPDAVNQPAFPSVILDPGAEYVHRTHYRFGVS
- a CDS encoding phytoene desaturase family protein; this translates as MTRHDAIVIGAGPNGLAAAITLAEAGRDVVLCEAADAPGGAVRTEELTLPGFRHDTFSSVYPAAAASPVFARWPLADFGLDWIQPPVAMAHPFPDGSAVALHRSLERTAASLDAQHPGDGAAWEAFAGPLLDVFPQLRRTLIGGWFPIVGPAGLLARHGIQGTLEFARVILASARAFSTELFGGERAQAWLAGSCLHGDVAADDAGSAITGTYLQLLGHAVGWPSPRGGAQALADALAGYFQHLGGTLRVNSRVARVVTAGRRTAGVELVGGERLRANVVVADVLPAGLMALAGDALGSEYRARLQRYRYGPATVKVDWALDGPIPWSADEPRTAGTVHVGGHLADLVDAQRTVRDDELPERPFLLLGQQSLADPTRAPEGKHTAWAYTRVPQSHRFDADGVDAFADRITAQVERFAPGFGDRVLARHVLGPKDLESRNDNLPGGDVGGGSYAIDQLVFRPVPSLSPYRTPVRGLYLGSAATFPGGAVHGACGHGAARLALAEGRLRRWL